The DNA window GCAGTTATCACACCCACAGGCAACTCACCTGCACCCGTGACAACCCGAGCCAATGCATCACAGAGAACTAGAAATATTGCGCCAACAACCACGGAGGCAGGCAGTAGAATGCGGTGGTCGGGACCCATAATTAACCGTGTTATGTGAGGAATCATCAAGCCTACAAAGCCAATTAAGCCGCTTATAGAAACGGCTGCTGATGCCATCAATGAGCCTAAAACGAGAACGATTTTTTTGGTTTTGTCTGTGTTGACGCCAAGGTGTTGTGCTGTGTCTTCGCCGAAGGCAATCATGTTTAGGTCTCTTGTGTAGAAGTATGAAAGGATAATTCCGATAAAAATGAAAGGCATAATGGAAAATATGTCCATCCAAGTTATGTTTGAAATTCCACCGATAAGCCAAGTCACCAACGCGTGAAGTTTGACGTTTTGACTTGTAACCTGCAGAATCTGGAAAATCGCAGATAAGAAAATAGTCATAGCAATACCTGAGAGCAACAGTGTCATGTCAGAGACGCGGTTGCCGACTTTGGAAATATTAAACACAATAAATATTGTGATTAAACCACCTGCGAAAGCGCATGCTTGAACAATAGGTATGCCAAGTAAGCTTAAGCCTGAAGCAAAAACAATTGCCAATCCTGCACCCAAAACTGCACCTGAAGAAACACCAAGCACAAAGGGGTCAGCCATCGGGTTTTTGAAAACACCCTGATAAAGAACACCAGAAGCAGCTAGCCCTGCACCTATTAATGCACCAGCAATCACTCTAGGAAAACGAATTTGCATAATGATAGCTTGGTTAGTTAAGAACTCAGAGGTTTGTGTGCCGGGTCCACCATTCAAGAATGGAATCTGATTGACCATGATGTCAAAAATTTTTGAAAAAGAAATGGGGGCATAACCAATGTTTAAAGCCACTATAAGGGTAGCAACCAGCGCTACTATAAGTAGCCCTAAGGTTGTTTTCCATCGCTTTGAACGCTTTGCATAAGACTTTTCAACATTGGTATTGGCCATTTTTTCAGATTAGAGCTCCGGTGGCGATATAAGGGTTGGGTATAAACATGCTGCAACTTGTTGGACTTGTAAACCAACATTTGACGTGGGTCGGTTGAATAGGTCTTCGTCGAAAATGTAGATGTGGTCGTCTATTACTGCGTTGATAGTGTTCCAACCTGGTCGTGCTTTTACTGCCTCGACACCGCCAGAAGATGAGCTTCCCATGCCTTCTGGCATCATGATAACATCTGGGTTTCTTTGAACGATTACTTCTGAACTGGTGGACACATAATCTCCGCTTAAGTCAGCAAAAAGGTTAGTTCCACCTGCTTTTGCTATAACATCGTTAAGCCATGAGTCTGCTCCTGCCGTGGTTATGCCTGATTCATCGAAGTAAACTTCCCAGTAAACTGTTGGTTTTTCAGTAATGTTGGCAATCTTTTCCTGTACCTCGCTGATTTGGCCTTGGATGTTGCTGATTAAGGTGGTTGCGTTTTCTTCTGCGCCAACTGCTTTGCCGATGAAAGTGATGTCATTGTAAATGTCTTCAATGTTGGTTGGATCGGTTATGATAACTTTGAAGCCTTGACCTCTGAGATTGTCAAGGATGTCGTCGTGGATTGTGGTTCCAAGAATCAAATCAGGCTGCAGTGAAGTGATAACTTCCAAACTTGGGTTATAGAAGCCACCTATGCTGGTCATGTTGCCTGCTTCAAACCATGCAGAGAAGTCGTAGGGGTAATCGTCATAATCGGTTACGCCGACAACTCTGTTGCCAACGCCAAGGTCAAAGAGGAACTGGGTGTTGGCTGGTGCCATGGAAACAATGCGTTGTGGGACACCGTCAAGTGTGGTTGTGTATCCTTCGTCGTCAGTTATGCTGATTGTACCTTCGGAAGATGATGGATTGTTCATGTTAACATAGACAATTGCAGACGCTGAAACTATGATTATCACAAGAATAGCTGCATAAAGAACATATTTTGTATTCATTTGTGTTTTTCTCCTTGTGAGGATGGTTTATCCAGCCCAAATTATAAAGTTTTCCAAAAAACACCAAAAAACAAGCAAACCAAAATCAACCCGAAAAACAGGGCTCAAGCGCTCTTTTTCTAAGCAAAAAAAAGAAACCAGTCAGATAAGAGCATGCGTCTATCACTTTGTTTGTATGGAGTTTTCAGGATGTTGTTGGCTGAGTTTATTTTTTTGGTTTAGCAACATATTTAATATGTGGTAAACAACTTTGCGTTACATAAGCGAGACGCCTTTATGGAAAAAGTTAAGCCTAAACTGTCTTGGAAGACGGTAGTGTTTCCGATTATTGGTTTAGTAGCCTTTTTCCTCTACATCTACCTCTACAACGTAGACATCATAACAATAATTTCCAACATGCAAAAAGCCAACCCAGCATTCTTCATAATAGCAGTCCTTTGTGGAATACTGGAAGTCTTATTTTTCACCATTTCCTGGCGCTCAATCACAAATCATCTTGACATCAAAATGAGCCTAAAAAAAGCCTACCTTTACGTTTGGTACGGACTCTACGTTGACATAGTTATCCCAGCAGAATCTATCAGCGGAGAAATTGTCAGAACTTACCTGCTCACCCGAGACAAATGCGGAAGTCTTGGAAAAATCGTCGCCTCCCTCTTTACCCACCGGTTAATCGGAACAGTCATGAACATTGTTGTGTTGGTTTTGGGATTGGCACTGTTTCCTTTTGAAGGACAAATGGATGCTACAGTTTTCAACATTATCGCTGTTGTTACTGTTGGAATTACAGCGGCTTTGGTTGGCATGATTGTTTTTTCACTTAAAGAAAACTGGATGTTAAAAGTTATTGATTGGGCGACAAAGGCGGCACAGTTTGTTTCAAGAGGGAAATGGAAACTTACAAAATTGCGGGAGCAAGCGGTTCAGATAGCATCGCATTTTCACCAGTCAATGCATGAGTTCCAGCATAACCCGTGGCCAATTATAAAATCTACATTCTTTATGATTATAACTTGGGTTTTCACTTTAGCCATTCCCTATTTTGTCTTTTTATCATTGGGTTATTCTGTTTCGTGGAGCATGCTTCTGATTACTTCAGCGATTGTTTTGGCGGTAAAATCGATTCCAGTTGGCATCTTTGAGGTGGGAATCCCAGAAATCACCATGACCACACTGTTCACCGCGTTTCTTGCGCCAACACTGGGTCCAATAGCTGCTGAAGTCAGTGCTACTGCAACAGTTTTGACAAGGATAATTACGCTTTGGTTCCGCTTCTTTGGGGGTTTTGCAGCACAGCAGTATCTGGAGCTAAAACCCGTGTTATCTAAGCCTAAGGAGTAGGAAAAAAATAAAATCATGCTGGCAACTAATAAGGTTGTGATGCAGGTTAAAATTGAACCCGCCACGACAAGGCAACTCAATGAGTTCTACAAAATCGAGCAGCAATGCTTTGATTCTGAAGCATTCTCCAAGCAGCAGATAAAATATTTTCTCTCAGACTATAACACCATTGCGTTTATGGCAAAACTAGAGAAGCAAATCGCTGGGTTTGTGATTGCTTATTTGGAGAAGGAGGAAGACATGGTTTTTGGGCATATAATTACTCTTAATGTTGCGCCATCATTTAGACATAAGGGAATTGCACAGGTTCTTTTGGGTGAAGTTGAAGAGCTGCTTAAGCAGCGGGGTGTTAAGGAGTGCCGCCTTGAAGTCAGGGAAGATAACAGTGCAGCTTTGAGACTTTATAGGAAATTGGGATATCGAGAAATTGGGCGATTAGAGCATTATTACGGAAAAGCACATGGGCTGTATTTAAAAAAGGTACTGTATCAGAAATTAGAACAGGACAAAACAAACTAGGCAAAAAACAGAAACATTTATAAGTAAAGGCAAAATGCAACCTAAAAAATGGGCAAACTTTAAAAACATAGTAACACCCATAATTTGTTATCGGTGAGGAGAAAGTGGCAGATTCAAGAGGGAGAAAAACCAACGAACAAGCCCTTGTACAGACAATTGTAATCCTCATACGCAACACTACCTGGCGATGTGGCAAACTCGAAAAATCAATTGTTACTCAACTCCACAAAAAAAGTCAAAACTTTGGCAAAAAAGGCATCTCTATAAAAGAGATAATGATGAATCTAAACATCACCTGCGAGAAAAAAGATGAATGCATTGACGCAATTAGACGGCTGGAAAAAAGAAACATTGTAAAAGTGATGCCGCTACCTATAGAAGCAACATTCTAAAAAAAATAATTTCTCTTCTTTTTTCATTTGTTAGCATACATTATAAAATTAACCAAGCGCTAACTTGACTGCTTACTTGAGCAGTTGAGCATCTGACGGAGGCTGCTTAATTAGTCCATGCTTCATTAAAAGTTCAGTTGATTGCCTAGCATTAGATATGATTGTGCATGCTCGCTCGTAGAGTTCTTGACGGCTGGGTTTCACACGGGCAACACCCTGTTCAATAGACTTCAAAGCGCAGGCCACGGCTTCTCGGGGGAAAACTTCCCATTCATCCATCTTAGGCAACAGACTATCTTCAGTCATACCCCGCTCTTCAGCATAATTTGCCAACTCCATCGCCGCTGCAATACACATATCATCAGTAACTGTCTTAGCCTTAACATCAAGTACACCACGAAAAATCGCTGGAAATCCCAAGCTGTTATTGACTTGATTAGGAAAATCACTTCTCCCCGTAGCAACCACTCGTGCACCAGCTTCTTTAGCATCCCAAGGCCAAATCTCAGGCAACGGGTTAGCACAGGCAAAAACCACTGAATCAGTTGCCATAGTTTTTATCCACTCCTGTTTTATAGTTCCCGGCACAGGAATTGAAGCTGCAACCACAGCATCCACGCCTTTGAAAGCCTCAGCGATTGTGCCTTCACGGTTTTCGCTGTTGGTTTTCTGTGTTACATCATACTTCCAAGGGTCATCTTGTTGGATAATGTCTTTTCGGTTACGGTTTACTACGCCTTTGCTGTCAACTAATATGATGTTGCCGGGTTTTACGCCCCACTTCATTAACACGTAAGCGGTTCGAATGTTTGCTGCTCCAGAACCCACCAGTGTTATGAGGGATTCTTGGGGTTTTTTACCCACTAACTTGAAAGCGTTAATTAGTCCTGCTAAAATCACGGTGGCAGTTCCCTGCTGGTCATCATGCCAAACAGGAATGTTAAGTTGTTCTCGGGCATTTTCTAGAACGTGGAAACATTTGGGTTTTTCTATGTCTTCAAGATTTATTCCACCAAATGAGGGCTCCAGTGACTTAACGA is part of the Candidatus Bathyarchaeota archaeon genome and encodes:
- a CDS encoding iron ABC transporter permease, with the protein product MANTNVEKSYAKRSKRWKTTLGLLIVALVATLIVALNIGYAPISFSKIFDIMVNQIPFLNGGPGTQTSEFLTNQAIIMQIRFPRVIAGALIGAGLAASGVLYQGVFKNPMADPFVLGVSSGAVLGAGLAIVFASGLSLLGIPIVQACAFAGGLITIFIVFNISKVGNRVSDMTLLLSGIAMTIFLSAIFQILQVTSQNVKLHALVTWLIGGISNITWMDIFSIMPFIFIGIILSYFYTRDLNMIAFGEDTAQHLGVNTDKTKKIVLVLGSLMASAAVSISGLIGFVGLMIPHITRLIMGPDHRILLPASVVVGAIFLVLCDALARVVTGAGELPVGVITALAGGPFFIFLLRRRKLNYKM
- a CDS encoding ABC transporter substrate-binding protein, whose product is MNTKYVLYAAILVIIIVSASAIVYVNMNNPSSSEGTISITDDEGYTTTLDGVPQRIVSMAPANTQFLFDLGVGNRVVGVTDYDDYPYDFSAWFEAGNMTSIGGFYNPSLEVITSLQPDLILGTTIHDDILDNLRGQGFKVIITDPTNIEDIYNDITFIGKAVGAEENATTLISNIQGQISEVQEKIANITEKPTVYWEVYFDESGITTAGADSWLNDVIAKAGGTNLFADLSGDYVSTSSEVIVQRNPDVIMMPEGMGSSSSGGVEAVKARPGWNTINAVIDDHIYIFDEDLFNRPTSNVGLQVQQVAACLYPTLISPPEL
- a CDS encoding flippase-like domain-containing protein, producing the protein MEKVKPKLSWKTVVFPIIGLVAFFLYIYLYNVDIITIISNMQKANPAFFIIAVLCGILEVLFFTISWRSITNHLDIKMSLKKAYLYVWYGLYVDIVIPAESISGEIVRTYLLTRDKCGSLGKIVASLFTHRLIGTVMNIVVLVLGLALFPFEGQMDATVFNIIAVVTVGITAALVGMIVFSLKENWMLKVIDWATKAAQFVSRGKWKLTKLREQAVQIASHFHQSMHEFQHNPWPIIKSTFFMIITWVFTLAIPYFVFLSLGYSVSWSMLLITSAIVLAVKSIPVGIFEVGIPEITMTTLFTAFLAPTLGPIAAEVSATATVLTRIITLWFRFFGGFAAQQYLELKPVLSKPKE
- the rimI gene encoding ribosomal protein S18-alanine N-acetyltransferase: MQVKIEPATTRQLNEFYKIEQQCFDSEAFSKQQIKYFLSDYNTIAFMAKLEKQIAGFVIAYLEKEEDMVFGHIITLNVAPSFRHKGIAQVLLGEVEELLKQRGVKECRLEVREDNSAALRLYRKLGYREIGRLEHYYGKAHGLYLKKVLYQKLEQDKTN
- a CDS encoding NADP-dependent malic enzyme: MAQEKTQPKPTVEELLAKAKKPAQLSPPMHRFYEGKMQVIPKCAVRSIDDFAIWYTPGVAAACKEIHAEPDKSFELTNRWNYVAIVSDGTRVLGLGNIGPEAALPVMEGKALIFKYLGGVDAFPICIRTHDQNEIVKFVKSLEPSFGGINLEDIEKPKCFHVLENAREQLNIPVWHDDQQGTATVILAGLINAFKLVGKKPQESLITLVGSGAANIRTAYVLMKWGVKPGNIILVDSKGVVNRNRKDIIQQDDPWKYDVTQKTNSENREGTIAEAFKGVDAVVAASIPVPGTIKQEWIKTMATDSVVFACANPLPEIWPWDAKEAGARVVATGRSDFPNQVNNSLGFPAIFRGVLDVKAKTVTDDMCIAAAMELANYAEERGMTEDSLLPKMDEWEVFPREAVACALKSIEQGVARVKPSRQELYERACTIISNARQSTELLMKHGLIKQPPSDAQLLK